A genomic segment from Pseudanabaena sp. BC1403 encodes:
- a CDS encoding glycosyltransferase family 4 protein, with protein sequence MSNHKYRVLIVASHPVQYASPLFKLMAKHPKLNIQVAYCSMNGVQASYDDGFGIEVAWDIPLLEGFPWIQVENNSPKPSLGGKFWGLINLGLWNLIAKENFDAVIVYTGYTYASFWIAVLSAKLTRKKFLFCTDTSRLEPRNKQRVKTWLKKLLLPPIFNLADIVMVNSTPGKQVARSLGMSEERIALTPFAVDNDWWISQTNEVDRQLVRKKWNVPPDSAVLLFCAKLQPWKRPQDVLKAFAKANVPNSYLIFAGDGTLRVELELEAESLEIKHRVRFLGFVNQSKLSSVYCSSDLFVLSSDYEPFGVVVNEAMLCGCPVIVSDKVGAGYDLIRHGENGFIYPCGDVEQLTKILIEILANRKQLRTMGVAATERMKSWSLKENTEAIVQALDKLIEPVDLHPEKVS encoded by the coding sequence ATGAGTAATCATAAGTATCGAGTTCTTATTGTCGCCTCTCACCCAGTTCAGTATGCATCCCCTCTGTTTAAACTTATGGCAAAGCATCCTAAACTTAACATCCAAGTTGCCTATTGCAGTATGAATGGAGTTCAAGCTAGTTATGATGATGGATTTGGGATCGAGGTGGCATGGGATATCCCACTGTTAGAGGGATTTCCTTGGATACAGGTTGAGAATAATTCTCCTAAGCCTAGCCTTGGCGGCAAATTTTGGGGACTTATAAATTTGGGACTGTGGAACCTAATTGCCAAAGAGAATTTCGATGCTGTGATTGTCTATACTGGCTATACTTATGCCAGTTTTTGGATCGCAGTTTTATCTGCCAAATTGACAAGAAAAAAGTTTTTATTTTGTACTGACACTAGTAGGCTAGAACCGCGTAATAAGCAAAGAGTTAAAACTTGGTTAAAGAAATTGCTGCTGCCACCAATTTTTAATCTAGCGGATATTGTCATGGTTAACTCAACTCCTGGTAAGCAAGTGGCTCGTAGTTTGGGTATGTCAGAAGAACGGATTGCTCTTACGCCATTTGCTGTAGATAATGATTGGTGGATATCACAAACTAATGAAGTGGATAGGCAATTGGTACGTAAAAAGTGGAATGTCCCCCCAGATTCGGCTGTTTTACTATTCTGTGCCAAACTTCAACCTTGGAAACGTCCTCAAGATGTTCTAAAAGCTTTTGCTAAAGCTAATGTCCCAAATAGCTATCTAATATTTGCTGGAGATGGAACTCTTAGAGTAGAACTCGAATTGGAAGCAGAATCTTTAGAAATTAAACATAGAGTTAGATTTTTGGGCTTTGTCAACCAATCTAAGTTATCTTCTGTATACTGTTCCTCAGATTTGTTTGTCTTATCTTCTGACTATGAGCCTTTCGGTGTAGTTGTCAATGAAGCCATGCTTTGCGGCTGCCCTGTTATCGTAAGTGATAAAGTGGGCGCAGGTTACGATTTAATTAGACATGGTGAGAACGGCTTTATTTATCCTTGTGGCGATGTGGAGCAACTTACAAAGATTCTTATAGAGATTCTTGCTAATCGTAAACAATTACGGACAATGGGCGTGGCTGCTACTGAGCGCATGAAGTCTTGGTCTCTAAAAGAAAATACAGAAGCGATCGTACAAGCATTAGATAAATTGATTGAGCCTGTTGATCTTCATCCAGAGAAAGTATCATAG